Proteins from a genomic interval of Antedon mediterranea chromosome 5, ecAntMedi1.1, whole genome shotgun sequence:
- the LOC140049410 gene encoding coiled-coil domain-containing protein 169-like: MSNSGEDYNELDIERIRAELLQEKQMKEMLEQSTAELMLTVAELEKRYDSVSDDGNEWKTRFETQQELNQLLQKQILFLKERLEKTRENLKDTQGGGEMRSYDELSEASLRKLLKQLERDKASLEGQLKDYEWRLDQESKAYHKANDERKACLTEINQARLKLEQAKWNNHSLSPRDTMLNRGLNENVPDNHRILDPKKGPIKKSAAVKKLPKLKL; this comes from the exons ATGTCAAATTCTGGTGAAGATTACAATGAGCTTGATATTGAACGGATAAGAGCTGAGCTTTTGCAGGAAAAGCAAATGAA AGAAATGCTTGAGCAATCTACTGCGGAGTTGATGTTAACAGTAGCAGAGTTAGAGAAGAGGTACGACTCGGTATCAGATGATG GCAATGAATGGAAGACAAGGTTTGAAACACAGCAGGAATTGAACCAActtttacagaaacaaatattaTTCCTAAAAGAACGGCTGGAAAAAACGAGGGAAAACCTGAAAGATACGCAAGGAGGGGGAGAGATGAGGTCGTATGATGAATTGTCCGAG GCAAGCTTACGGAAACTATTAAAACAACTTGAAAGAGACAAAGCTAGTTTGGAAGGACAGTTGAAAGATTACGAATGGCGGCTGGATCAAGAGTCCAAG GCATACCATAAAGCTAATGATGAAAGAAAGGCATGTCTAACAGAAATCAACCAG GCTCGATTGAAATTAGAACAAGCAAAATGGAACAACCACAGCCTGTCCCCACGAGATACAATGCTAAATAGAGGCCTAAACGAAAA tgtCCCAGATAATCATCGCATACTTGATCCAAAAAAAGGACCAATAAAAAAGTCTGCTGCCGTAAAGAAACTTCCTAAACTGAAACTGTAG